A part of Periophthalmus magnuspinnatus isolate fPerMag1 chromosome 19, fPerMag1.2.pri, whole genome shotgun sequence genomic DNA contains:
- the nbr1a gene encoding NBR1 autophagy cargo receptor a, translating to MGLPVTIKVNFRGNVKRFLAQDLDKLEWESVETWIKASFGINHFQVKYFDEDNEEICINTQDEYEEAIKSAEKQGNQLHMNVYKMKGQACGPLKTEVKELKGDLRPAPPYPSRVKTVDKGTQVTPEKEAAAVKDSKANKPEDEPPPVWFRSYMEKFKDEVVKEVVERMCSDFSGQCCTHKSSDRGLEVNGASGGAPPGPSTGPSTSNESLGYTPNCSSCNKLTSDGAYKCSVCPSCILCEMCRHSHDPSHNLIRTKTPLSIPEHGPSGELRFPRRGDRTVRKAERQRLKAERRQLRAEVKEIKKKLRLEKRGLQWSGPSTSARANLTNVASASTQAPAAPPSVATETASGPGPAQGPISALGSDPQTSSPEGPGVSHTSLVPTMAALFLDENLPDGTRLEPGTKFIKYWKMKNSGTIGWTSETKLVFMWGNLGLASEEKREVPVPLLLPGQVGVVSVAFVAPVMEGTYTSHWRLAHCGCQFGPRVWCSIVVDPGNSRSDPALQKKTLANDFKCVEKEKDVRPKDTGPVLAMDISHDDLYFPSVDLLTAQDLLSFELLDINIVQELEKVPNNTPVDLTPCISPLPHDVPVLEKATTSQIKSETKEDIEITGVRKLFGAKPKPHREMLESVTQEEEREEEISGAQFLCETIIRSLTLDEPPDHRPMRRILHSSHKPQLVSRGPSICLDRNTDVEMTTKEMNPARVESLAPLPNISVTQDEDTTTALLLEPEKENTTLRDDKDDEAVVLNGTEANEDEKEEQANRAEDWDEVSSQTSSVSSCEDYIIVLPDCFDTSRPLGQSMYSSALSQPDTTTTPNDTAANDTAASETAANLDFEQDKDKEEPASKLSRAASLTERVEPEDSGTEAEVSPLSCPPVQSTVNQMLCASQTLDAVTLTPEVVPPPARVDPVLPPPTLYSPRSEALYLAEDPSPPACEPYEPQPRVHLNVSSGLSRSAGSASSAFETYNPRPSNALQPSRGQGGITEGLVKGALSVAASAYKALFTGPNCTIQRGIDPAMRQDPSMMAMLLEMGFRDHRLNQRLLRKHGYSLLHTVNELVQMAEESQNEAGDTHQ from the exons ATCTGTATAAATACCCAAG atGAATATGAAGAAGCTATTAAG AGTGCAGAGAAGCAGGGGAACCAGTTGCACATGAACGTGTACAAGATGAAGGGACAGGCATGTGGACCATTGAAGACGGAGGTGAAGGAACTTAAAGGGGACCTCCGACCTGCTCCTCCATATCCTTCCAGGGTCAAGACTGTGGACAAAGGCACTCAAGTCACACCAGAGAAAGAGGCT GCTGCAGTGAAAGACAGCAAGGCAAACAAACCAGAAGATGAGCCCCCTCCTGTATGGTTTAGATCTTATATGGAGAAG tttaaagATGAAGTGGTTAAGGAAGTGGTGGAGAGAATGTGTAGTGATTTCTCTGGTCAGTGCTGCACCCACAAGTCTTCAGACAGAGGCCTTGAGGTCAACGGTGCGAGTGGTGGTGCTCCTCCAGGCCCCAGCACAGGCCCATCCACCTCAAATGAGTCCCTGGGTTACACCCCAAACTGCAGCAGCTGCAACAAACTCACCTCCGACGGGGCGTACAAATGCAG TGTATGTCCATCCTGCATCCTGTGTGAGATGTGCAGACATAGCCATGACCCCAGCCACAACCTCATAAGAACGAAGACACCTCTTTCAATCCCTGAGCATGGGCCGTCTGGAGAATTAAG GTTCCCAAGGCGAGGAGACAGGACAGTGCGCAAGGCCGAGCGACAGCGCCTCAAAGCAGAAAGGAGGCAGCTCAGAGCTGAAGTGAAGGAGATCAAGAAGAAGCTGCGCCTGGAGAAGAGAGGACTGCAGTGGAGTGGGCCCTCTACCTCAGCCCGAGCCAACCTGACAAACGTGGCATCCGCCTCCACCCAGGCTCCTGCCGCGCCCCCCAGCGTCGCCACGGAGACAGCCTCAGGTCCAGGCCCCGCCCAAGGCCCCATCTCTGCCCTGGGCTCAGACCCCCAGACCTCCAGTCCAGA GGGTCCTGGGGTCTCGCACACGTCCTTGGTGCCCACAATGGCTGCCTTGTTTCTGGATGAAAATCTGCCTGACGGCACCCGTCTGGAGCCTGGTACCAAGTTCATCAAATACTGGAAGATGAAGAACTCGGGCACAATCGGCTGGACCTCAGAGACTAAG CTAGTGTTCATGTGGGGCAACCTTGGCCTGgcgtcagaggagaagagggaggtgcCAGTGCCCTTACTGCTGCCCGGACAAGTGGGTGTGGTCAGTGTGGCGTTTGTGGCTCCTGTGATGGAGGGCACCTACACGTCCCACTGGCGGCTCGCCCACTGCGGCTGCCAGTTCGGCCCACGCGTCTGGTGCAGCATCGTGGTCGACCCCGGCAACAGTCGCAGTGACCCTGCTCttcaaaagaaaacactggCAA ATGACTTTAAGTGTGTGGAAAAGGAGAAGGATGTAAGGCCAAAAGAcactggtccagtcctggctATGGACATCAGCCATGACGACTTGTACTTCCCTTCAGTGGACCTGCTCACTGCCCAG gaTTTACTCTCATTTGAGTTGCTTGATATAAATATAGTTCAAGAGTTGGAAAAAGTGCCCAACAATACTCCTGTTG ACTTGACTCCTTGCATCTCCCCTTTGCCACATGATGTACCTGTGCTGGAAAAGgccacaacttcacaaataaaatcagaaaCTAAAGAGGATATCGAGATTACAGGAGTCAGAAAGCTTTTTG GGGCAAAGCCAAAGCCTCATAGAGAGATGCTGGAGTCTGTGacacaggaagaggagagagaagaggaaatcAGCGGCGCTCAGTTTTTGTGTGAAACTATTATTCGTTCACTCACATTGGACGAACCACCCGACCATAGACCAATGCGCAGGATTCTGCACAGCAGCCACAAACCACAAT TGGTTTCCCGAGGTCCTAGCATTTGCCTTGACAGAAATACAGATGTTGAAATGACAACTAAAGAAATGAACCCTGCAAGAGTTGAAAGTCTAGCTCCACTCCCAAATATATCTGTCACGCAAGATGAGGACACTACTAcag CTCTCCTGTTGGAAccagaaaaagaaaacactacGTTGCGCGATGACAAAGACGATGAAGCTGTTGTTTTGAATGGCACTGAAGCGAATGAAGATGAGAAGGAGGAACAGGCAAATAGGGCTGAAGACTGGGACGAG GTCAGCAGCCAGacctcctcagtctcctcctgTGAGGACTACATCATCGTTCTCCCCGACTGCTTTGACACCAGTCGCCCTCTGGGACAGTCCATGtacagctctgctctgtcccagCCTGACACAACTACAACCCCCAATGACACTGCAGCCAATGACACTGCAGCTAGCGAGACCGCAGCCAATCTGGACTTCGAACAGGACAAGGATAAAGAAGAGCCCGCCTCCAAACTGAGCAGGGCGGCGTCACTGACAGAGAGGGTGGAGCCAGAGGACAGCGGGACAGAAGCTGAAGTGTCCCCCTTGTCCTGCCCCCCCGTCCAAAGCACCGTAAACCAGATGCTGTGCGCCTCCCAAACCCTGGATGCGGTCACTCTCACGCCTGAAGTGGTCCCGCCTCCGGCACGCGTGGACCCCGTGCTCCCCCCGCCCACCCTGTACTCGCCAAG gtcAGAGGCACTGTATTTAGCTGAGGACCCCAGTCCACCAGCGTGTGAGCCAtatgaacctcaaccaagagtTCACCTCAATG TTTCATCTGGTTTGTCGAGATCAGCTGGCTCCGCTTCCAGTGCCTTTGAGACGTACAACCCCAGACCCAGCAATGCACTGCAGCCAAG tagGGGTCAAGGTGGCATCACAGAGGGCCTGGTAAAGGGTGCTCTATCTGTGGCAGCTTCTGCTTATAAAGCTCTGTTCACTGGACCAAACTGCACCATACAG cGCGGCATCGACCCCGCCATGAGACAGGACCCCTCGATGATGGCCATGCTGCTGGAAATGGGATTTAGAGACCACCGTTTAAACCAGCGCTTGTTGAGGAAGCACGGATACAGTCTGCTACATACGGTCAACGAACTGGTTCAAATGGCCGAAGAAAGCCAAAACGAAG